cttctttgGGCAGGTGAGTGGGCACCGATCCTCGTGGGGACCTGCAGGAGGCCAGAGCCTCAGGGGTGACTGAGTCGTGGCGTGTTCCCGCTGTGCCCTACGGAGGCCGGAGGCCgagccttttcctttttccaccaAAGCACCACCTCCGCAGCTTGGCTAGCGAGATGGGGCAGCTGTGCCAAGTGCTCGAGTGATGTGCAAAGTacagcagaggggctggctCTGCCAACCCTCCCCGAACCCTTCTGAACGTCAGCTCTCGAGCTGCTGCCCAAGGTCCAATTCCTCCTTAAATCGGTCAGGCCGATGGCCGAAAGCAGTAGGCTGGTGGGGGgcttgctgcaggctgctgggctccaGAAGGTGGCAAGGAAGGGGGAAATGTCCCAGCTGGGTCCCCGGGGGGATGAGTGCTGCGGTGCCAGTGCCGTGCCGGGGCAGGCTGGCCTCCTGCAAGGTTTGTGCCTGGGGGAGTGTCGggatgagcagcagcacagggccgAGCCTTTGAAAAGCCCTAAGCCTCCTGTCTCTGCAGTTCTGGCAGCTGTACAACGCCGTCACTCTCTTCCGGATGATCCAGCACCCGGAGTGCAAGGAGTGGCAGGTAAGGGGGGCTCCGGGCcgctgcccggggagggggcgtcTGTGCCGGGCACATCCCTCCGCTGACCCGCGCCTCCTGCAGGTCCTCATGTGCGGCCTCCCcttcttcatcctcttcctGGGGAACTTCTTCACCACGCTCCGCGTTGTCCACCAGAAGTTTCAGAACCAGAACAAAGACACCAAGCGGGACTGAAGAGGGGCGCTGTGGGGGCCAGGACTTGTTTCTCCCCACTGGCTGTCCTCTGTTCCCATCTCCTTCTCGTCCGTCGGACTTGGGTGTCTCTCCCGTTCTCCGGATGCgggacagagctgctgctcgTGAATAGATGCTGGATCTGTCGCGTCGCTCACTGGCAGCAGGAGCACCCTGCACCTCTgtcccctgccttcctcccctgggaggagcagggggcccGGGACAGCCACTCCCCTCCTCTGTGCCCTGAAGACATTTGCGGGGATGGTTCTGGGGCAGAGCCCGACTCCTCCTCGCCCTGCtgcgggcagggagcagcctggggCACCCAGCTTGCATCAGCACCCTTGGGACGAGGCCGGGCGTGAGGCTGATGGGTGCCTGGTGCTGAAGGCTCAccttgtccccagccctgcggccggggcagctcctggtgctggaggcagaggccagcagggagcagccgctgccctggcagcccccTGGGCTTTcgggggaggccggggccgTGCAGGCACCCTGGTTTCCAGCATGGGCTGCCCCCGGTTCCTCCTCGCTGCAGggggtgctgagctggaggagctgggcgcaggggaggggtgggagcaCCGCGAGCCTGCCCCAGGCTTCGCTCTGGAGCTGTGCGGCCAGCACCCTGGGCTCGCATCGCTGGAGGATGCATGcgcaaaaataataaagggaAGGCGCTGCCTCGGTTTGCTGGGGTCGTGGCACAGTTCgcaggctctgctctgcacttagGGCCAGGCTGGCTGTGGGCTGAAGGAaggtggtggggagggaagaaaaccatccccagctgcccccaggccAGCCTGGGGTGCAGAGCTTCCCagctggaggggaggggagggctgagcagagcagggctgggagctgccagcaccctcccacagcccccccggcaCACACACAGCCCCGTGCCACCGGCTGCGGCCGCAGAACAAGCAGAGCAGGGACACCCCAGGCAGGATTCAGTGTCCCTGAAGCCCGGTACTACCGCAGGGAACTCCTGAAACGTAGGAAACCAAAGAGCATTTCCAGTGCAGCTGTGTCTCGGTCCCGAGCCGCCTGCCCGCTGTGCACCGCCGCTGTCCTCACCTCCCTGCCTGGGCTTGGCACCTCGGGGAGGAGCTGCCCCAAGCCTCCTGCCAGCCCAATCCCACAGCTGCCGCCTCTTCCCCGGGTCCCCTCCACGCAGGGAAGGCTGCGAGGccgcagctgctgctcctgcctgcctgccgcCTTCGGCTGAGCAGGGGGCGcgtgggagggcagggagcaaactacagaaacagtgtttttattccaagggcaagtatatttaaataatttacagtCATTGGAAAGCctgaaagttctttttttttttttccatgattaaatcacaaagatgttaaaataaaaatagtatttaaaaaaaatgagcgTACACAGCATGACGGAGGGGCTGGGCACAGGGGAGCCAGCGGCTGCAGGACCCAAGGGAGCCAGCAGGGCCCCAGCAGCCGTGACCCCAGAGCAGGTCTCTTCCAGAGGGGACAGGAGCCGCCCCTtccctggagcagaggagggcagcaggggaaggagaggggtgCCTGCGGGGTCCCGGCTGGGTGCTGgctctgctttttcctcagaGCAGCCGCCTGCTGGCGTTTGGTGATGGCACGGGGCAGCTCTGCGCCCGAAGCCGGCTGCCAGCCCCGCGGCTCCAGTCCTAGAGGTGGCCAAACAGGGTGGGAGGGAGGCGAGAGCAGGTCGCTGCCCCACACCGTGCCCTCCCACCAAACCCACAGCAcggggcgggggctgcccggctcCTCCACCCTCTGccatccccagcctgcctgGCACGAGGGGGGGCGGTAGCTCCGGGAATAAGGCAGCAGCTCGTGTGCGGGAAGGAGCCCAGAGCTCCCCCGGTGCCACCTGTCCCTCCTGCCGGCGTCGGCTGTCACCAACCCCAAGGCGAACGCCGGGGACGAAGCCCCagccacccccctgcccctctcaACCCCTTCCACCCCCTGGGGCACGCAGCCTGCCCTGGAGAcggctgcagcccaggaggggctgggggtgacccTGGGGTCGCTGTAGGCTGGGGACGAGGCAGTCGCCCACAGGAGCAGCGGGCGGGCAGGCACCTTCTGCCTCCCACAGGCCCGCTCCTGGGGACCCGTTCCCTCCCTGGCCCCACCAGCCCCGCTCTTAGCTCCAGACGTCCAAAGAGTAGCGGCCCTTAGTCATCAGTTTCTTTACATAGTCCGTGGCCTGGGACTGGCTCATGTTCCCATACTCAGCCACGATCTCGTAGAAAGTGTTCTGTACGTCCCGGGCCATGTTGCGGGCATCCCTGGAAAGGAGAAGACCGTGAGCGAGGTGGTGACACGGAGCCACCAAGCTCTGGTTGTCTCTGAACACCCAGAGGGGGagggtttgctcagcccagcacGTTTAAGCTGGCTGCTCACCATCCCCTAGAACAAGGATGACACAGCCCTCCCAGGACTTGTAACACAGCAGTGGGTAAGCTGAGTCATGCCCGTTTTCCAAAAAACAGGAACATTTTCCCAAAGTCCTTTCCCTGCCCCTTGACTTACCCACACACATAGATGTGAGCATTTCCGTCATTCACCAGCTTCCAGATGTTCTCCTTGTTCTTCTTTAGTAAGTGCTGAACGTAAACCTGGCAGGAAACAAGCAGGGGGAAGGTGAGAGGGGCAGAGCCCCCGTACCCCCAAGCGGTGTCACAGGCTGGGGCGAGGGAGGGAAGCCAAAGCCCATGCCCACAGCTCACCCGCCCCACCCACCCCAcgaggcagcaggagctgggggttcCTGTGACTGCCACGGCCGTTCCCTGACAGCAGGCTGCGTGATTCCAGCCTTATTTTCCCCCTAGCACCATGAGCTGGGCAGGGCGAGCAGccgggggggcaggcaggagcagtACCTTCTCAGTCTGGTCCCTGGAGAAGGCGACGTTGAGCTGGGTGAGGACGCCCTCCTGCTGGAAGCGGGCCAGCTCCTCGCGGTACAGGTAGTCCTCGCGCTCGCGGCGGCAGCCGTAGTACAGCACCGTCTCGCCCACCTCCTTGCCTGCGGGGTCACAGGGCATGCATTAATCCGCCGGCCCCTAGCAGCACCCCAGTCCTGCCACCCGCACCTCCCCCTGTCCAGCTCGCccaggaaaaacttctttaccgaaagggttgttaggcattggaacgggctgcccagggaagtggtggagtcaccatccctggaggtctttaagagacgtttagacgtggagcttagtgatacggtttagtaGAGGACtcgttagtgttagggcagaggttggactgggtgatcttggaggtctcttccaacctagatgattctgcgattctgggctggcagagccgtgctgctgcctctgtttATGAGGAGAAGCTCATTCAATTCTACATGCGTTAGAAATGAGTGTAAGTGACCCGACTCTGCTTATTTGGGGAGGTGGTCGCAGATTTGACCCATCAGCGAGCTGTGACCAGCACAAGCTGCTGGGCAGATGGAGGCGCTGGCCAGCCCCGCAGAGCACTGCCCTGCGGCAGCTCGTGCCCGGGGAGGTTTCTGGGCGCTCACCTTGCTGTTTGAGCCAGGCCCGCTCCTGGATGAAGCCGATGAAGGGGGCTATGCCAGTCCCTGGTCCGATCATGATGACGGGCGTGCTGGGCTTGAAGGGCAAGCGGAACTGGGACTTCCTGACGTACATGGGCACCAGGGAGTTGCTCCCGTTCTCGTTGGGCACCTTGTTTTTGAGCCAGTTGGTGGCCACCCCTTTGTTCAGCCGCCCCGTCTTGGTCTCGTACTCCACCGTCACGGCGCAGATGTGGATGGCGTTGGGGTGAACCTGCGGGAAGGGGACGTCAGAGCCAGGCGGAGAGGGAGCCCCCACAGCAACGTGGGACACCCAGTTTCCCTCTGCAGACCCTACACAGGTCGGGATAACCCCACTTCTCAGGCACGGAGAGAccgtggtgctgtgctgccaaAGCTCCAGTGCCTTCCCAGCACCCTTCgtccctgctgggagcacgCTCACCTTGGAGGAGGAGGCGATGGAGTAGTAGCGGGCCtgcaggcggggcaggagctCACACAAGTGGTCGATGGGGGGGCGCAGCGAGGGCATGTCCTGCAGGATGGCCAGGATGTTCCTCCGGGCCTCCACCACCCAGCTGAGGTAGAGAGCCTGCGGGCGAGGAGGGCACGTGCACGGTGACTTCCCCACGCAGCCACCAAACACCCGCAGAGCTCCCTGCACACGGTGCCCAGCAGCCCTGCGTCCCTTCtgccccccctcagccccggcccccagccctggccccaGTTCaacccagcagctctgctgggaaggctgcagctcccaccttCCCCTCCGCAGTGGACGATGCCATTTTTCGGAGGCGCTCCTGCTCGCTGCTGTCGGTGGCGTACTGCGCCAGCTCGTAGAGCACGTTGGTGCGGGGCGGGTTGGTGATGTCCAGGTAGTACGTCAGGGCTGTGCGGTACGAcgtggggcaggggaaggggtgTTTCTTATTGGATTCCTCTGGAGGAGacaagaggaaagaggaaaaaaaaagtaagtgaGCAATTACTTGTTAAATCAGAGATTTCCTGCCAGTGCTACATGCAGTACAGGGGTCAGAtgcagcaggggaggagagagaagccCCAGGGCTGAAGCAGCCTCCTGGCCAAAGCCCTGCTCCCACCGCgaagcagcaccagcacagggcagctccGTCCCCAGGCAGCTGTCTCCTGGCTGCCCATTCTGCATTTCACAGGTGCCACCCCGATGGGACACTGACCCAAAACATCCACGCATGCTGCAGAGGGCAAGGGCTTGGCTCATCATCCCGTTCTCCAGGGGCAGCAACAttcagggcaggggcagcaagAGTGCAGCTGGCCCAACAGCTCAGGTGACACGTCTTGCTCTCTGCCTACCGTCTCCAAGTACTTCGACGCCCCCTGTTTTTGTTCCCTGCCTCCCACGGGAAGTCTCACTGCAAAGGCACACCTTGGGAAGGCCACGCGGAAGGCACAGCGTGccctcagcctggagaacagcagTGCTCGGACCCTGGGGTCCACGCAGAGGTGGGAGCAGGTTTCCCAGGGTGAGCTCAGGGCTGAGACATCCAGCACGCTGCCAGgcccagcaggaggaggctctgCACGGCTAGTTTGGCTTCATGCTCTTAATGCCCCTGTCAGACCTGCCTTCAGAAGCATCCTTCAGCCACGGACATCTGCGCTTACAGCCCCCGGGGAGGTGAAGCACCAGCAGCCAAGGCTGGAGCCATTCAGTTTAGCAAACTAAGAGCACCAAAAGGGACACGAATGACGATATGAGGCCAGAGACCAGGCCAGAGCTCCACCAGTGCATTAAAGCCAATTGCTCTCTGGAAACCAGGAGCCAGCTCCCGGGCCAGCAGCTCTGATGCCTTGGGGCAGGCTTCACCACCTCAGGAGCAAGATGGGCAGCAGCTGTAACCTCCCTCTTGCCAGaggccagctctgctgggaacGGTGCCCAACAGAAGCTCTTTGAATCAGCACTGAGACGTGCTCTCCTCCGGCAGCTCCATCCCCAGGGCTGTGCGTCCTCCAGGGACTCAATAGCAGCGTTTCAGGCTCCAGAGCTCCTCTGGAgctctggggctgcagcagcagagggatgCTCTGGTGGGCTGGCGCTCTGTGATCAGGAGCGTGCTGTTACGTAACTTGTTGAATGGGCACACCGAGTACATTTCACAACTGACCCACTTCGGCTGGCTCACAGCAGGCTCTGAGCCACTGCCGCAAAATGGCTCCGCACTCGGAGTGGCCGCGGGATGTCCCCGTTTGCCTTACGGGACCCGGAGGGGATCTGACCTCTGCTCTGGTGGCAAGGACAAGAGGCCGTGGCAGAAGGAGAGCTACTGATGCTCAGGGGTGATCGACACTCACCGTCCAAGTTGTTCAGGGACATGATTGTATCAAGGTCCGTGCCCAGGATCTCGCCAATCTGATTCACCAGAGATGAGTCATTGGCTGGGTACACAGCCACGTGGTCCCCAGACTCGTACCTGGTACGAAAACAGGATGAGAAGAGATGAAAATTGGCACTTCTCACCCATGCCAAGCCCAAGCTGCTCAGCTGGAGGACGAGCAGGCTGGAGCTcagcaggacagcagggctgagctgctgcacagcacctGCAGGGTCAGGGACCCTGGAGCTGGCAGTCAGAGCAGCACAGGACCACTGGGGAATAATGGTTTTAAGATCCTAGTCTTTTATGGGGGAGCGCCAAGATAACAGCAGTTTTGCCACACACTTCAGTGAGGCCAGGCTTCCAGCAAGGACAGGCCAGGTCCCTGCGCTGTGCTTTCTCACAAGCACACGGTTGAATTTAAGCCAGCAAGAGGGCTGAAGAGCAGGGCTCTATCCTCCCTTTGCTCATCTGTCTAAGCCAAGCAAACGTAGACACGAGCCATCCCCAGTTCCTGCCCCTCACAGTTTGTCTGCCCCCTTGTTCTTTGGATGACCCCTAGAGAATTCCTGCAGCTGGCACTGCCCAGGTGGGAGGGATGTGCAACTATGGAGGGGCTCAGGGTGGTGAGCTACAGCCCAAGAAGTGGGAGAAAATCCTGATTTGGAGTACCTGATATGTGGTCCAGAAGCCAAGAGGGGGCAGTGTTAAGTTTTGGCTCCAGACAAAAGAGGGCAGCAGCCTCCCATGGGCACCTACCTGATTTTGGAATTGGAGATGTCCAGCTCCAGGTGCATGAGGTGTCGCTCTCCGCCCTCGTTCAGCTTACGGTTCTCTGTAACCACAGCCAGGAAGGGGTTCTTGGCATCAAATGGTCtggaaggaaagacaaagaCCTCTGGGTTACTCTCCCGCAGGCTCACAGCACTGCTTTCATCCCGGAATGCTCCAGAGCAGGCTTCCACCATCTGAGCACAGGGCTGCCCTGGCTCTTGTTTCAAAGCACACCACAGCACGAAACAAATTACAATCCTGCTGCTACCCACACTGGCAAAGAAAACAGATCATTTTCCTTCTAAGCACAGCCCAGCAGTCAACAGCTCCTACCCCATTAAGAACAAGTGATGCAACAGGGGATTAGAGGGAGTGTCACATCTCAAAGCGACATTTCAGGTTGGAATTCATTTACACAATTAATCTCCCCACAGCAATACTGCAAGCAGCCATCGTGCATTAACTACTCCGGGGGACGAAAGGCTCCAGACTGACCTCGAGACAAATGCTGGGAACTTACCAGCCAAAACAGCGCCTGTGAACACAGCCAGCTTCTCAAACACCAATGATTCATTAGCTGGGGAACCCCCAAGAGTCCCAGGGGAAATCTGAGCCCACAGCTCTTAGGCAAACATCTGCCCTATGGCTGTGCTGCCAAAATGGCCCTGCCTGCACGGCATGTGGTGTTAGAAACATCAAGAACACCAGCAGTCGAAGCCTGACCCATGCACACTCCGTCTGGGGGTCTAGGGCACTTTGGCACTCACGGCTTCTGGTTCTCGTAGCTCTTGAGACGGCCCATCTCACCCGTGTACACTTTGTTCATGTTCACGTCCGTGTGCACCACGAGCTCGTACTGGCGGATgctggagaaaaagggaaagaaaagaggaaaaaagtcaaACTGGGAACAACAAGATACAATTGGAACCATCCCCTGCTTTGCTGGATTTGCTGCAGTTCAAAGAAAAAGCCACTTCCACCCCTTCATCCCTCCTGAGACATGAGCAAGCACGGAGATGATGCAGAAAGCccaaacagaagaaacatcCGCTTCACTGGGAGTATCACCAACCTAACAGCCACCCCCAAAGGAA
This is a stretch of genomic DNA from Anser cygnoides isolate HZ-2024a breed goose chromosome 18, Taihu_goose_T2T_genome, whole genome shotgun sequence. It encodes these proteins:
- the POR gene encoding NADPH--cytochrome P450 reductase isoform X4, translating into MGDAGMEATIAPPEGSVQQDSFFSMTDVFLISLITGLFTYWFFFRKKKEEIPELPKIQTVPSSPRDSSFIEKMKKTGRNIVVFYGSQTGTAEEFANRLSKDAHRYGLRGMAADPEEYDLSDLSRLSEIDKSLAVFCMATYGEGDPTDNAQDFYDWLQEADADLSGLRFAVFGLGNKTYEHFNAMGKYVDKRLEELGAQRIFELGLGDDDGNLEEDFITWREQFWPAVCEHFGVEATGEESSIRQYELVVHTDVNMNKVYTGEMGRLKSYENQKPPFDAKNPFLAVVTENRKLNEGGERHLMHLELDISNSKIRYESGDHVAVYPANDSSLVNQIGEILGTDLDTIMSLNNLDEESNKKHPFPCPTSYRTALTYYLDITNPPRTNVLYELAQYATDSSEQERLRKMASSTAEGKALYLSWVVEARRNILAILQDMPSLRPPIDHLCELLPRLQARYYSIASSSKVHPNAIHICAVTVEYETKTGRLNKGVATNWLKNKVPNENGSNSLVPMYVRKSQFRLPFKPSTPVIMIGPGTGIAPFIGFIQERAWLKQQGKEVGETVLYYGCRREREDYLYREELARFQQEGVLTQLNVAFSRDQTEKVYVQHLLKKNKENIWKLVNDGNAHIYVCGDARNMARDVQNTFYEIVAEYGNMSQSQATDYVKKLMTKGRYSLDVWS
- the POR gene encoding NADPH--cytochrome P450 reductase isoform X2, which translates into the protein MAVGMAVPWFPTGDPAAEASALGGAAQGDLGLGGLCLVLPGCWASERLRNALGGVPKVVVAVLRAAGTGWLPSSLLEYRRNGERESLAASLIAMGDAGMEATIAPPEGSVQQDSFFSMTDVFLISLITGLFTYWFFFRKKKEEIPELPKIQTVPSSPRDSSFIEKMKKTGRNIVVFYGSQTGTAEEFANRLSKDAHRYGLRGMAADPEEYDLSDLSRLSEIDKSLAVFCMATYGEGDPTDNAQDFYDWLQEADADLSGLRFAVFGLGNKTYEHFNAMGKYVDKRLEELGAQRIFELGLGDDDGNLEEDFITWREQFWPAVCEHFGVEATGEESSIRQYELVVHTDVNMNKVYTGEMGRLKSYENQKPPFDAKNPFLAVVTENRKLNEGGERHLMHLELDISNSKIRYESGDHVAVYPANDSSLVNQIGEILGTDLDTIMSLNNLDEESNKKHPFPCPTSYRTALTYYLDITNPPRTNVLYELAQYATDSSEQERLRKMASSTAEGKALYLSWVVEARRNILAILQDMPSLRPPIDHLCELLPRLQARYYSIASSSKVHPNAIHICAVTVEYETKTGRLNKGVATNWLKNKVPNENGSNSLVPMYVRKSQFRLPFKPSTPVIMIGPGTGIAPFIGFIQERAWLKQQGKEVGETVLYYGCRREREDYLYREELARFQQEGVLTQLNVAFSRDQTEKVYVQHLLKKNKENIWKLVNDGNAHIYVCGDARNMARDVQNTFYEIVAEYGNMSQSQATDYVKKLMTKGRYSLDVWS